The following nucleotide sequence is from candidate division KSB1 bacterium.
GAAATCGAATGGATATTGTTTGGCATAATCTAATACTGTCTCTCTTGATTCATCGGATAGAGCGATTACAGTCAAACCTTCGTCTGCATATACTTTTTGCAAACGATTTAGATCCGGCATCTCTTTCAGACACGGCGGACACCACGTCGCCCAAATATTGACCAGAATGACGTTGCCAAAGTATTCACTAATATCGTGTTCTGTGTCATCAGAAACAAGTTTGAATGATAAATTAGGTGCTTTTCCCCCTTTAATCTCTTCAAACTGTTGCAAAATCATTCCTGTGTGTGGCTTTTCCATAGTTATGCCAACAAAGGCCAAAACGGAAAGAACGATAAAGAACAATGA
It contains:
- a CDS encoding TlpA family protein disulfide reductase, translated to MRDFIAHNAKFVLDWGQLILVLAIIIGLGIIYMLGRKNKYHLPRGIFGWLSAVLSLFFIVLSVLAFVGITMEKPHTGMILQQFEEIKGGKAPNLSFKLVSDDTEHDISEYFGNVILVNIWATWCPPCLKEMPDLNRLQKVYADEGLTVIALSDESRETVLDYAKQYPFDFLSGYVDVFEWVRDDLGSARPVTFLIDKKGIIQEYFTGAYSYDFFESKVKQFLYD